A stretch of the Borreliella spielmanii genome encodes the following:
- a CDS encoding HAD family hydrolase: protein MIKAVIFDLDGTLYPEMDRNKLMFFEFLTNVKFFLAFKKIRKKIRILQTNQCSPSNRDELLSLQVKMLSEYLNLDESRCAFLLNKIYYSQSFSDKFKKLKPYFGVQDLIYWLKFKEIKLGVMSDFPILDRVKNLLGIQDDFWDILYSSEDTGYLKPHKAPFLKIIEDLNLSSNNILYVGNSYEYDILGAKNVSMKAAFFSKRNINFKGSIDFIFHDYKDLREYISINI, encoded by the coding sequence ATGATTAAAGCTGTAATATTTGATTTAGATGGCACATTATATCCTGAGATGGATAGAAATAAATTAATGTTTTTTGAATTTTTAACCAATGTCAAGTTTTTTTTAGCTTTTAAAAAGATTAGGAAAAAAATACGGATTTTGCAAACCAATCAATGTTCGCCTTCAAATAGAGATGAATTACTTTCCCTTCAGGTTAAAATGCTTTCTGAGTATTTAAATCTTGATGAGAGTAGGTGTGCTTTTTTATTAAATAAAATATATTATAGTCAGAGTTTTAGTGATAAATTCAAAAAACTCAAACCATATTTTGGAGTTCAAGATTTAATCTATTGGCTTAAATTTAAGGAAATAAAATTAGGGGTAATGTCAGACTTTCCTATTTTAGATCGTGTAAAAAATTTATTAGGGATTCAAGACGATTTTTGGGATATTCTTTATTCTTCAGAAGATACTGGATATTTAAAGCCACATAAAGCACCTTTTTTAAAAATCATTGAGGATTTGAATTTAAGTAGTAATAATATTTTGTATGTGGGGAATTCTTATGAATATGACATTTTGGGTGCTAAAAATGTTTCAATGAAAGCAGCTTTTTTTTCGAAAAGGAATATAAATTTCAAAGGGTCAATTGATTTTATTTTTCATGATTATAAGGACTTGAGGGAATATATAAGTATTAATATATAG
- the der gene encoding ribosome biogenesis GTPase Der — MLSYKKVLIVGRPNVGKSALFNRLLDTKRSITESTYGVTRDLVEEVCKVDSFKFKLIDTGGFTILKDEISKIVVQKVLSSLEKVDLILLVLDVNEILLEDYQIIEKLRKYSSKVILVLNKVDTKDKEFLAHEFHNLGFKRYFLVSAVHCRGIAKLRDFLKVEVGEANIEDEVNIKVGIIGKPNSGKSTLINHLSGNEISIISDQPGTTRDFIKTKVTRNGKVFEIIDTAGIRRRARVNEIVEYYSVNRALKVIDMVDIVFLLIDVKEELTFQDKKIAHYVVKKGKGIIIVFSKWDLVEESKGYFEALKSRVKFFFPVLNFAPIFRISVHKKIGLNSIFKEAVKLKDQLEFKTSTPDLNKMLNLWIKDYHLNISHKIKYITQVSANPVRFILFANKIKNFPNSYYNYLVNNLRKIGYKNIPILVELREKIRDLK; from the coding sequence TTGCTTAGTTATAAAAAGGTTCTTATTGTTGGTAGACCGAATGTTGGAAAATCTGCTTTATTTAATCGACTTTTAGATACAAAAAGGAGTATTACTGAGAGTACTTACGGTGTTACTAGAGATTTAGTTGAAGAGGTTTGTAAGGTTGATTCTTTTAAGTTTAAATTAATTGATACTGGTGGGTTTACGATCTTAAAAGATGAGATTAGCAAAATTGTTGTGCAAAAAGTTTTAAGCTCTTTAGAAAAAGTTGATTTAATTTTATTGGTTTTAGATGTTAATGAAATTTTACTTGAAGACTATCAGATTATTGAAAAACTTAGAAAATATAGCAGTAAGGTAATTTTGGTTTTAAACAAAGTAGATACTAAAGATAAGGAATTTTTAGCTCATGAATTTCATAATTTGGGGTTTAAACGCTATTTTCTAGTTAGCGCAGTTCATTGTCGAGGCATTGCTAAGCTTAGGGATTTTTTAAAAGTAGAAGTTGGTGAAGCTAATATTGAGGATGAAGTTAATATTAAAGTTGGGATTATAGGTAAGCCTAATTCAGGTAAGTCTACTCTTATTAATCATTTATCTGGAAATGAAATTTCAATTATTTCAGATCAACCTGGTACTACTAGGGATTTTATTAAAACTAAGGTAACTAGAAATGGAAAAGTTTTTGAGATTATTGATACAGCTGGGATAAGGCGAAGAGCTAGAGTAAATGAAATTGTTGAATATTATTCTGTTAATAGGGCATTAAAAGTAATTGACATGGTGGATATTGTGTTTTTATTGATTGATGTTAAAGAAGAATTGACTTTTCAGGATAAAAAGATTGCTCATTATGTTGTTAAAAAAGGGAAAGGAATTATTATTGTGTTTAGTAAGTGGGACTTAGTGGAGGAATCCAAGGGTTATTTTGAAGCCCTAAAGAGTCGTGTAAAATTTTTTTTCCCTGTTTTAAATTTTGCTCCTATATTTAGAATTTCTGTTCATAAAAAGATAGGTTTAAATTCTATTTTTAAAGAAGCGGTTAAATTAAAAGATCAACTTGAGTTTAAAACCAGTACCCCAGATCTAAATAAAATGTTAAATTTATGGATTAAAGACTACCATTTAAATATTTCTCATAAAATAAAGTATATTACACAAGTTAGTGCTAATCCTGTCAGGTTTATTCTTTTTGCAAATAAAATAAAGAATTTCCCAAATTCTTACTATAATTATTTAGTAAATAATTTACGTAAAATTGGATATAAAAATATTCCAATTTTGGTAGAATTGAGGGAAAAAATAAGAGATTTGAAGTGA